GGCCCGCACATCGAACAGAAGTGCGCCACCTTGGCCGCTTGCGCGGGCAGCGTCTCGTCGTGGAATTCGCGCGCCGTGGTCGGATCGAGCGACAGCTCGAACTGATCCTCCCAACGGAACTCGAAACGCGCTTTGGAAAGCACGTCATCCCACTCGTGCGCGCCCGGGTGCCCCTTGGCGAGGTCGGCGGCATGCGCTGCGATCTTGTACGCGATGACGCCATCCTTGACGTCTTTCTTATTGGGCAAGCCGAGATGTTCTTTGGGCGTGACGTAGCACAGCATCGCGGTGCCGTACCAGCCGATCATCGCGGCACCGATGGCGCTGGTGATGTGGTCGTAACCGGGCGCGATGTCGGTGACCAGCGGGCCGAGCGTGTAGAACGGCGCCTCGTGGCAGACCGCGAGCTGGCGCTCCATGTTCTCCTTGATCTGATGCATGCGCACGTGGCCCGGGCCTTCGATCATGACCTGCACGTCGTGCGCCCACGCGATCTTGGTCAGCTCGCCAAGGGCCTCGAGCTCGCCGAACTGCGCCTCGTCGTTGGCGTCCGCGCCGCAGCCCGGACGCAGTCCGTCGCCGAGCGAGAATGAGACGTCGTACGCCTTCATGATCTCGCAGATCTCTTCGAAGCGCGTGTACAAGAAGTTCTCACGATGGTGCAGCAGGCACCACTGCGCCATGATCGAGCCGCCGCGCGACACGATGCCGGTCACGCGCTTGGCGGTCAGCGGCACGTAGCGCAGCAGCACGCCGGCGTGGATGGTGAAATAATCGACGCCTTGCTCGGCCTGCTCGATGAGCGTGTCGCGATAGACCTCCCAGCTCAGATCCTCGACCTTGCCGCGCACCTTCTCGAGCGCTTGGTAGATGGGCACGGTGCCGATCGGCACCGGCGAGTTGCGCAAGATCCACTCGCGCGTCTCGTGGATGTTCTTGCCGGTCGACAGATCCATGACGGTGTCGGCGCCCCAACGCGTCGCCCAGGTCATCTTCTCGACCTCTTCTTCGATCGACGAGCTGACGGCGGAGTTGCCGATGTTGGCGTTGATCTTCACCAGGAAATTGCGCCCGATGATCATGGGCTCGGATTCGGGATGGTTGATGTTGGCGGGGATGATGGCGCGGCCGCGCGCGACCTCGTCGCGCACCAACTCCGCGGCAACGCCCTCGCGCAGCGCGATGAACTCCATCTCGGGCGTGATCTCGCCGCGGCGCGCGTAGTGCATCTGCGTGACGTTCGCGCCCGCTTTGGCGCGCCGAGGTTTGACGGAGCGCTCGAAGCGGATGGCGTCGAGCGTCGCATCGGCGTCGCGCTCGCGGCGGTACGCGGACGTCGGGCCCGCCAGCTCCTCGCTGTCGCCGCGCATGGCGATCCAGGGTGCGCGCAGCTTGGGCAGGCCCGCGCGCACGTCGACTTGCAAGCCGGGATCGCTGTGCAGGCCGCTCGTGTCGTAGACGCGGATATCGCTGCCGTCGGTCAGGTGGATCTGGCGCATCGGAACGCGGATGCCGTGCGGTCCGTCCGCGTAGATCTTGTGGCTGGACGCCACGGCGTGGGGTTCGAGGGTGAGGCTCATCTATCGCTCCCTTCGCCGGAATGAC
Above is a genomic segment from Candidatus Eremiobacteraceae bacterium containing:
- the thiC gene encoding phosphomethylpyrimidine synthase ThiC; translated protein: MSLTLEPHAVASSHKIYADGPHGIRVPMRQIHLTDGSDIRVYDTSGLHSDPGLQVDVRAGLPKLRAPWIAMRGDSEELAGPTSAYRRERDADATLDAIRFERSVKPRRAKAGANVTQMHYARRGEITPEMEFIALREGVAAELVRDEVARGRAIIPANINHPESEPMIIGRNFLVKINANIGNSAVSSSIEEEVEKMTWATRWGADTVMDLSTGKNIHETREWILRNSPVPIGTVPIYQALEKVRGKVEDLSWEVYRDTLIEQAEQGVDYFTIHAGVLLRYVPLTAKRVTGIVSRGGSIMAQWCLLHHRENFLYTRFEEICEIMKAYDVSFSLGDGLRPGCGADANDEAQFGELEALGELTKIAWAHDVQVMIEGPGHVRMHQIKENMERQLAVCHEAPFYTLGPLVTDIAPGYDHITSAIGAAMIGWYGTAMLCYVTPKEHLGLPNKKDVKDGVIAYKIAAHAADLAKGHPGAHEWDDVLSKARFEFRWEDQFELSLDPTTAREFHDETLPAQAAKVAHFCSMCGP